One region of Cytobacillus sp. IB215665 genomic DNA includes:
- a CDS encoding Cof-type HAD-IIB family hydrolase gives MSFQQHLIALDLDGTLLNDDKKISAYTKEMIMKAQMAGHIVVIATGRPYRASEIYYNELNLKTPIVNFNGAFVHHPIDHNWGLYHTPLHLNTAKDIVEASEQYDIKNILAEVMDDVYFHYHDEKYLNIFNFGNPKIETGDLKQILTHDPTSILIHAEESHVQEIRSYLSDVHAEMIDHRKWGAPWHIIEIVKAGLNKAVGLKKIADYYQIPRSRIIAFGDEDNDLEMIDYAGFGIAMGNAIDELKSLAKDITTTNEQDGVGKALASILKLDN, from the coding sequence ATGAGCTTTCAACAACATTTAATCGCATTAGATTTAGACGGTACTTTATTAAATGATGATAAAAAGATTTCCGCATATACGAAAGAAATGATCATGAAGGCTCAAATGGCAGGTCATATAGTTGTTATTGCAACTGGAAGACCATACAGAGCTAGTGAAATTTATTATAATGAGCTTAATTTAAAAACACCTATTGTTAATTTTAATGGTGCCTTCGTTCATCATCCAATCGATCACAATTGGGGATTATATCATACCCCACTTCATTTAAATACAGCGAAGGATATCGTTGAAGCTAGTGAGCAATATGATATTAAGAATATTTTAGCTGAAGTGATGGATGATGTTTATTTTCATTATCATGACGAAAAGTATTTAAATATCTTTAACTTTGGCAATCCAAAAATTGAAACAGGTGACTTAAAGCAAATTTTAACTCACGACCCTACGAGTATTTTAATTCATGCAGAAGAGAGCCACGTACAAGAAATTCGTTCCTATTTATCAGATGTACATGCAGAAATGATCGATCATCGCAAATGGGGAGCACCATGGCACATTATAGAGATTGTAAAAGCTGGGCTAAATAAAGCCGTTGGTTTGAAAAAAATTGCTGACTATTATCAAATTCCTCGCAGCCGTATAATAGCTTTTGGCGATGAAGACAATGATTTAGAAATGATTGATTATGCAGGATTTGGAATTGCTATGGGAAATGCAATTGATGAATTAAAGTCCCTTGCTAAAGATATTACCACTACAAACGAACAAGATGGAGTCGGTAAG